The following are from one region of the Bactrocera neohumeralis isolate Rockhampton unplaced genomic scaffold, APGP_CSIRO_Bneo_wtdbg2-racon-allhic-juicebox.fasta_v2 ctg195_1, whole genome shotgun sequence genome:
- the LOC126766639 gene encoding serine/arginine repetitive matrix protein 3-like — MSCRCILCKREVSAGKQPTHQVHWTPRNPDEDIQRQRHQFRRRRSQAARIEGGVSGNGSRTEEIRSRRRVQLHLYTTAGAALRRIMGSRGEVRQTPHRSGNRQRATHSRGVSNSVGRSGGHPQLSPPSTSEPRSQRRRGVNTSASINRMLPAGITPREGASGPSSLLREMATCLLSQATVLATVVQSIPDGPSGAQQVAAPQTQYAAQRPRSRPRGQRAAAAVGTRARRRNRRRARRQGASRRSSNQDGHD, encoded by the exons atgagctgccgctgCATTCTGTGCAAAAGGGAAGTGagcgccggcaaacagccgacgcaccag gttcattggacGCCGAGGAATCCCGACGAAgatattcagcgacaacgccaccaatttcgtcggcgccgatcgcAAGCTGCGCGAATTGAAGGAGGCGTTTCTGGCAATGGGTCCAGAACTGAAGAGATTCGCAGCAGACGAAGGGTGCAGCTTCATCTTTATACCACCgcgggcgccgcacttcggcggattatgggaagccgcggtgaagtccgccaaacacCACATCGTTCGGGTAACCGGCAGCGCGCTACTCACAGCAGAGGAGTTAGCAACAGTGttggccgaagtggaggccatcctcaacTCTCGCCCCCTAGTACCTCTGAGCCAAGATCCCAACGACGGCGAGGCGTTAACACCAGCGCATCTATTAATAGGATGCTCCCTGCGGGCATTACCCCCAGAGAAGGTGCCAGTGGACCCAGTTCGttgttgcgagagatggcaacttgtttgctgtctcaagcaacagttctggcgacagtggtccaaagtatacctgacgggccttcaggagcgcaacaagtggctgcaccccaaacgcaatatgcagctcaacgacctcgttctcgtccacgaggacaacgtgccgccgcagcagtgggtactagggcgcgtcgtcgcaaccgtcgaagggcaagacggcaaggtgcgagtcgcAGAAGTAGCAACCAAGACGGGCACGATTAA